Proteins encoded by one window of Collimonas fungivorans:
- a CDS encoding DMT family transporter, producing the protein MRHTKSYAYLALAMMLVGANIGFGKAIIAVMPVLVFGLLRFVIAVAVMAPQFFKAAPRLQRHEWLTLFGQAFFGTFLFTLCMLYGVQHTTATAAGVITSTLPAAVAILSRLTLKERLQPRTLASILLAIAGIAVLNLSKSDSGDGGETPLIGNLFVMAAVLCEATYVVLSKRLTQTLSPMRITAYSHLFGLLLMLPFSLTAALSYNFSQVTPGMWLLVFWYALAASVIAFWLWLTGTKHVQANVAGIFTALMPLAAAFIGVVFLHESLSWAHFVALALVLTGIAVASWPQPMKTVQEV; encoded by the coding sequence ATGCGTCACACAAAATCTTATGCTTACCTGGCACTGGCCATGATGCTGGTAGGCGCCAATATCGGTTTCGGCAAGGCCATCATCGCGGTGATGCCGGTGCTGGTGTTCGGCCTGCTGCGCTTTGTGATTGCCGTGGCGGTGATGGCGCCGCAGTTCTTCAAGGCCGCGCCGCGCCTGCAGCGCCACGAATGGCTGACCTTGTTCGGCCAGGCTTTTTTCGGCACTTTCCTGTTTACGCTGTGCATGCTGTACGGCGTCCAGCACACCACCGCTACCGCCGCGGGCGTGATCACCAGCACCCTGCCGGCGGCGGTGGCGATCCTGTCGCGCCTGACCCTCAAGGAGCGGCTGCAGCCGCGTACGCTGGCTTCCATCCTGCTGGCGATTGCCGGCATTGCCGTGCTCAACCTGAGCAAGAGCGATAGCGGCGACGGCGGCGAGACGCCGCTGATAGGCAACCTGTTCGTAATGGCCGCGGTGCTGTGCGAAGCCACTTACGTGGTGCTGTCCAAGCGCCTGACGCAAACCCTGTCGCCGATGCGCATCACGGCCTACAGCCATCTGTTCGGCCTGCTGCTGATGCTGCCGTTCAGCCTGACTGCTGCCTTGTCCTACAACTTCAGCCAGGTCACGCCCGGCATGTGGCTGCTGGTGTTCTGGTATGCGCTGGCGGCCAGCGTGATTGCATTCTGGCTATGGCTGACAGGCACCAAGCACGTGCAGGCCAATGTGGCCGGCATCTTCACCGCCCTGATGCCGCTGGCGGCGGCTTTCATCGGCGTGGTGTTCCTGCATGAGAGCCTTAGCTGGGCGCACTTTGTGGCGCTGGCGCTGGTATTGACCGGGATTGCGGTGGCCAGCTGGCCGCAGCCCATGAAAACCGTGCAAGAAGTGTAA
- a CDS encoding class I SAM-dependent methyltransferase, which yields MELKPGERLLDIGCGWGGLARYAAEHYQVAVTGVTVSKEQQKLAQERCTGLPVTIELTDYRQLSGQYDKIVSVGMFEHVGAKNYASYFDVAGKLLAPEGLFLLHTIGNYVTEKKRDVWLDKYIFPNGHLPSAKEITQVLEGRFLIEDWHNFGRDYDLTLMAWWDNFERAWPRLSEKYDQRFYRMWKYFILSSAGFFRSGQGQLWQLVLSKRGRSAPYRSMR from the coding sequence CTGGAACTGAAACCAGGCGAGCGCCTGCTCGACATAGGCTGCGGCTGGGGCGGCCTGGCTCGTTATGCGGCGGAACACTACCAGGTGGCGGTGACTGGCGTCACGGTGTCTAAAGAACAGCAAAAACTCGCGCAGGAGCGCTGTACCGGACTGCCGGTAACGATTGAACTGACCGACTACCGGCAGCTCAGCGGACAATACGACAAGATTGTTTCAGTCGGCATGTTCGAGCATGTCGGCGCCAAGAATTATGCAAGCTACTTCGATGTCGCCGGAAAACTGCTGGCGCCCGAGGGCCTGTTCCTGCTGCATACGATCGGCAACTACGTCACTGAAAAGAAGCGCGATGTCTGGCTCGACAAGTATATTTTTCCGAACGGCCACCTGCCTTCCGCCAAGGAAATCACGCAGGTGCTGGAAGGACGCTTCCTGATCGAAGACTGGCATAATTTCGGTCGCGACTACGACCTGACCCTGATGGCCTGGTGGGATAATTTCGAGCGCGCCTGGCCGCGCCTGTCGGAAAAATACGACCAGCGCTTTTATCGCATGTGGAAATACTTCATACTTTCTTCGGCGGGATTTTTCCGCTCGGGCCAGGGCCAGCTCTGGCAGCTTGTATTGAGCAAGCGCGGGCGCAGTGCTCCTTACCGGTCAATGCGATAA
- a CDS encoding type II toxin-antitoxin system RelE/ParE family toxin: MILSFRCASTQALFEGLRVAKFANVSNVAERKLQQLDSAATLGFLRSPPGNRLEALAGNRAGQYSIRVNDQWRICFIWTEQGVANVEIVDYH, encoded by the coding sequence ATGATACTCAGCTTTCGCTGTGCCAGCACCCAAGCCCTGTTTGAAGGCCTCCGCGTTGCGAAATTTGCAAACGTCTCCAATGTTGCAGAACGAAAACTTCAACAGTTGGATAGTGCGGCGACACTCGGCTTTCTCCGTTCACCGCCCGGCAATCGTTTGGAAGCGTTGGCTGGCAATCGCGCCGGCCAATACAGTATTCGTGTAAATGATCAGTGGCGCATCTGCTTCATCTGGACTGAGCAGGGAGTGGCAAATGTTGAGATCGTTGATTACCACTAG
- a CDS encoding class I SAM-dependent methyltransferase, which yields MDKVKAVPATFDMKANAPRIIQQLFEHAGIRLNGDQPWDMQIHDPVFFQKMFTKWELGIGESYMDGDWDCDRLDEFFFRVTSHDLEQTVVGPAKFGFFLEILRQNFFNLQTRGRAFQVGEQHYDIGNDLFESMLDPYMMYSCAYWPRAANLEEAQQHKLELICRQAGTETRRAPARHRLRLGRPGSLCGGTLPGGGDWRHGV from the coding sequence ATGGATAAAGTGAAGGCTGTCCCGGCAACGTTTGACATGAAGGCGAATGCGCCGAGAATCATCCAGCAGCTGTTCGAACATGCCGGTATCCGGCTCAACGGCGACCAGCCCTGGGACATGCAGATCCACGATCCGGTTTTCTTCCAGAAGATGTTCACCAAATGGGAACTCGGCATCGGCGAGTCGTACATGGATGGCGACTGGGATTGCGACAGGCTGGACGAGTTTTTCTTCAGGGTCACCAGCCACGACCTGGAACAGACGGTGGTCGGCCCGGCAAAGTTCGGCTTTTTCCTGGAAATCCTGCGCCAGAATTTTTTCAACCTGCAAACCAGGGGCCGCGCTTTCCAGGTCGGCGAGCAGCACTACGATATCGGCAACGACCTGTTCGAAAGCATGCTCGATCCGTACATGATGTATTCCTGCGCCTATTGGCCGCGCGCCGCCAATCTCGAAGAGGCGCAGCAGCACAAGCTGGAACTGATCTGCCGCCAAGCTGGAACTGAAACCAGGCGAGCGCCTGCTCGACATAGGCTGCGGCTGGGGCGGCCTGGCTCGTTATGCGGCGGAACACTACCAGGTGGCGGTGACTGGCGTCACGGTGTCTAA
- the acs gene encoding acetate--CoA ligase, whose protein sequence is MANIETFGQETRIFPAPAEFSKTAAISGMDAYRALVAEAEQDYEGFWGRLARENLQWHKPFTKVLDESNAPFYKWFDDGKLNVSYNCLDVHLQNGNADKVAVIFETDSGDVSKITYRELHKKVCQFANGLKSLGIKKGDRVVIYMPMSVEGVVAMQACARIGATHSVVFGGFSAKSLQERIIDAGAVAVLTADEQARGGKRLPLKSIVDEALALGGCDSIKNVVVYKRTGGDINFAAGRDLWLHELVAAQAETCEPEWVDAEHPLFILYTSGSTGTPKGVQHSSGGYLLWAALTMKWVFDIKPDDVYWCTADIGWITGHTYIAYGPTAVGATQVIFEGVPTYPNAGRFWDMVQKHKATIFYTAPTAIRSLIKAADADKNIHPSQYDLSSLRLLGTVGEPINPEAWMWYHKNIGRERCPIVDTFWQTETGGHMISPLPGATPLVPGSCTLPLPGIQAVIVDEAGHELPDGSGGILVVKRPWPSMIRAIWNNPERFKSAYFPPEFGGKLYLAGDGAIRNKDTGYFTITGRIDDVLNVSGHRMGTMEIESALVANPMVAEAAVVGKPDETTGEAICAFVVLKRSRPTGDEAKQIAKELRDWVAKEIGPIAKPREIRFGDNLPKTRSGKIMRRLLRVLAKGEEITQDVSTLENPAILEQLKEAQ, encoded by the coding sequence ATGGCGAACATCGAAACCTTTGGCCAGGAAACCCGCATTTTTCCAGCCCCGGCAGAATTTTCCAAGACTGCGGCAATTTCCGGCATGGATGCGTATCGCGCACTGGTAGCCGAAGCCGAGCAAGACTACGAAGGTTTCTGGGGCCGCCTGGCCCGTGAAAACCTGCAATGGCACAAACCCTTCACCAAGGTGCTGGACGAGTCCAATGCGCCGTTCTACAAATGGTTCGACGACGGCAAGCTGAATGTCTCCTACAACTGCCTCGACGTCCATTTGCAAAATGGCAATGCCGACAAGGTCGCGGTGATTTTCGAAACCGATAGCGGCGATGTCAGCAAGATCACTTACCGCGAGCTGCACAAGAAAGTCTGCCAGTTTGCCAACGGCCTGAAATCGCTGGGCATCAAGAAGGGCGACCGCGTTGTCATCTACATGCCGATGTCGGTCGAAGGCGTGGTGGCGATGCAAGCCTGTGCGCGCATCGGCGCCACCCATTCGGTGGTGTTCGGCGGCTTCTCCGCCAAGTCGCTGCAGGAACGCATCATCGACGCCGGCGCGGTCGCCGTGCTGACCGCCGACGAACAGGCGCGCGGCGGCAAGCGCCTGCCGCTCAAATCCATCGTCGACGAAGCACTAGCGCTGGGCGGCTGCGACAGCATCAAGAACGTCGTGGTTTACAAGCGCACCGGCGGCGACATCAATTTTGCAGCGGGCCGCGACCTCTGGCTGCACGAGCTGGTCGCAGCGCAAGCCGAGACCTGCGAGCCGGAATGGGTCGATGCAGAACATCCGCTGTTCATCCTCTACACCTCCGGCTCCACCGGCACGCCGAAGGGCGTGCAGCACTCGTCCGGCGGTTACCTGCTGTGGGCCGCACTCACCATGAAGTGGGTGTTCGACATCAAGCCCGACGATGTCTACTGGTGCACCGCCGACATCGGCTGGATCACCGGCCATACTTATATCGCCTATGGCCCGACCGCGGTCGGCGCCACCCAGGTCATCTTCGAAGGCGTGCCGACCTATCCTAACGCCGGCCGATTCTGGGACATGGTGCAGAAGCACAAGGCCACGATTTTCTACACTGCGCCGACCGCGATCCGTTCCCTGATCAAGGCTGCCGATGCAGACAAGAACATCCATCCTTCGCAATACGACCTGTCGTCGTTGCGCCTGCTGGGCACGGTCGGCGAGCCGATCAACCCGGAAGCCTGGATGTGGTACCACAAGAACATCGGCCGCGAGCGCTGCCCGATCGTCGACACTTTCTGGCAAACCGAAACCGGCGGCCACATGATTTCACCGTTGCCGGGCGCGACGCCGCTGGTGCCGGGTTCCTGCACCTTGCCGCTGCCGGGCATCCAGGCGGTGATCGTCGACGAAGCCGGGCATGAACTGCCGGACGGCAGCGGCGGCATCCTGGTCGTCAAGCGCCCGTGGCCGTCGATGATCCGCGCCATCTGGAACAATCCCGAACGTTTCAAGAGCGCCTACTTCCCGCCTGAGTTCGGCGGCAAACTGTACCTCGCCGGCGACGGCGCGATCCGCAACAAGGACACTGGTTACTTCACCATCACCGGCCGCATCGACGATGTGCTGAACGTCTCCGGCCACCGCATGGGCACCATGGAAATCGAATCGGCGCTGGTAGCCAATCCCATGGTTGCCGAAGCCGCCGTGGTCGGCAAGCCGGACGAAACCACCGGCGAAGCCATCTGTGCTTTCGTGGTACTCAAGCGCAGCCGCCCCACCGGTGACGAAGCCAAGCAGATCGCCAAGGAATTGCGCGACTGGGTCGCCAAGGAAATCGGCCCGATCGCCAAGCCACGCGAAATCCGTTTCGGCGACAACCTGCCGAAAACCCGTTCCGGCAAGATCATGCGGCGCCTGCTGCGGGTGCTGGCGAAAGGGGAAGAAATCACGCAGGATGTTTCCACTTTGGAAAATCCAGCCATCCTGGAGCAGCTCAAGGAAGCCCAATAA
- a CDS encoding TIGR00645 family protein: MSNMQPSAPKKAIGVLPNLIFMSRWLQLPLYLGLILAQCVYVFHFWVELTDLIGAVFGNAASLNHILDVVTIDGAVRPTKLTEATIMLVVLGLIDVVMISNLLIMVIVGGYETFVSRMNLESHPDQPEWLSHVNASVLKVKLAMAIIGISSIHLLKTFINANAYDVKTLLAQTGIHITFLLSALAIAWCDRIMTATQNQANGEH, encoded by the coding sequence ATGAGCAACATGCAACCATCTGCGCCCAAAAAAGCCATAGGCGTCCTGCCGAACCTGATTTTCATGAGCCGCTGGCTGCAACTGCCGCTGTACCTGGGCCTGATCCTGGCGCAATGCGTCTATGTTTTCCATTTCTGGGTCGAACTGACCGACCTGATCGGCGCCGTGTTCGGCAATGCCGCCTCGCTCAACCACATCCTCGATGTCGTCACGATCGATGGCGCGGTGCGTCCGACCAAACTGACCGAAGCCACCATCATGCTGGTGGTGCTGGGGCTGATCGACGTCGTGATGATCTCCAACCTGCTGATCATGGTGATCGTCGGCGGTTATGAAACCTTTGTCTCGCGCATGAACCTGGAAAGCCATCCGGACCAGCCGGAGTGGCTGTCGCATGTGAATGCTTCGGTGCTGAAGGTGAAACTGGCGATGGCGATCATCGGCATTTCGTCTATCCACCTGCTGAAGACCTTCATCAACGCCAATGCCTACGACGTCAAAACGCTGCTGGCGCAGACCGGCATCCACATCACTTTCCTGCTGTCGGCGCTGGCGATCGCCTGGTGCGACCGCATCATGACGGCGACCCAGAACCAGGCCAACGGAGAGCATTGA
- the murI gene encoding glutamate racemase, with protein sequence MTDNTQEMPMAQIAPIGIFDSGIGGLSVLRHIHQDLPLEDLLYFADSAYAPYGDRSEAEISARSLAVTGFLLQQGTKALVVACNTATTAAIKAIRSAYPALPVIGIEPGLKPAAAQSRSKIVGVLATKATLQSARLLALQQQIGAASGVHFELQACVGLVDQIEKGELRSPQTALLLRRYIAPLIAQGADTLVLGCTHYPFVRPLIEEIVAELASGPVTIIDTGAAVSRQLVKVLGENNLLHTAARAGKVSAFTTGSQSVLSATFASLLQLHSPVSAVAAIAQPAGIS encoded by the coding sequence ATGACTGACAACACTCAGGAAATGCCGATGGCGCAAATCGCGCCCATCGGCATTTTTGATTCCGGCATCGGCGGCTTGTCGGTGCTGCGTCATATCCATCAGGACCTGCCGCTGGAAGATCTCTTGTATTTTGCCGATTCCGCTTATGCGCCTTACGGCGACAGATCGGAAGCCGAAATTTCCGCGCGCTCGCTGGCCGTGACCGGATTCCTGCTGCAGCAAGGCACCAAGGCGCTGGTGGTGGCTTGCAATACCGCCACCACTGCTGCCATCAAGGCGATACGCAGCGCCTATCCGGCGTTGCCGGTGATCGGCATCGAACCGGGGCTCAAGCCGGCTGCCGCGCAAAGCCGCAGCAAGATCGTCGGCGTGCTGGCGACCAAAGCCACTCTGCAAAGCGCGCGGCTGCTGGCGCTGCAGCAGCAGATCGGCGCGGCCAGCGGCGTGCATTTCGAACTGCAGGCTTGCGTCGGTCTGGTCGATCAGATTGAAAAGGGCGAATTGCGCTCCCCGCAGACTGCCTTGCTGCTACGGCGTTATATCGCTCCCCTGATCGCGCAAGGCGCGGACACGCTGGTGCTGGGCTGCACCCACTACCCTTTTGTGCGCCCGCTGATCGAGGAGATCGTGGCTGAGCTGGCCTCCGGGCCGGTAACCATCATCGACACCGGCGCGGCGGTCAGCAGACAGCTGGTCAAGGTCCTGGGAGAAAACAACTTGCTGCACACTGCCGCGCGTGCCGGCAAGGTCAGTGCCTTTACCACCGGCAGCCAGTCGGTCCTGTCGGCTACGTTCGCCAGCCTGCTGCAGCTGCATTCGCCGGTGTCGGCGGTAGCAGCAATCGCCCAGCCCGCGGGAATTTCATAA
- a CDS encoding aldo/keto reductase, whose amino-acid sequence MKTLLLPSGAVIPVLGQGTWYMGEDPARKKREIDALQLGMGLGMTLIDTAEMYADGGAEKVVGEAIRGRRDEVFVVSKVYPHNADRRGMQAACERSLKRLGCDHIDLYLLHWPGSVPLLETFEAFESLKKSGKIRDFGVSNFDRDGMQEASELHGGGQLAVNQVLYNLKRRGVEWDLLPWCRERAIPVMAYSPLESSASEQRRLLGNPQLLAVAARHAASPAQIALAWLLRQEQVIVIPKAVAPAHVRENRAALDIVLTAQDLVELDQAFPPPRHGSALDMR is encoded by the coding sequence ATGAAGACCTTGCTTTTACCTTCAGGCGCCGTCATCCCGGTATTAGGGCAGGGAACCTGGTACATGGGAGAAGACCCGGCCCGGAAAAAGCGCGAAATCGACGCGCTGCAGCTGGGCATGGGCCTCGGAATGACGCTGATTGACACGGCGGAGATGTATGCCGACGGCGGCGCCGAAAAGGTCGTGGGCGAGGCGATCCGGGGCCGCCGCGACGAAGTGTTCGTGGTCAGCAAGGTCTATCCGCACAACGCCGACCGGCGCGGCATGCAGGCCGCCTGCGAACGCAGCCTGAAGCGGCTCGGCTGCGACCATATCGATCTCTACCTGCTGCACTGGCCCGGATCGGTGCCATTGCTGGAAACGTTTGAGGCATTCGAATCCCTCAAGAAATCAGGGAAGATACGCGACTTCGGCGTCAGCAATTTCGATCGCGACGGCATGCAGGAAGCAAGCGAGTTGCACGGCGGGGGACAGCTCGCGGTTAACCAGGTGCTGTACAACCTGAAACGGCGCGGCGTTGAGTGGGACCTGCTGCCTTGGTGCCGTGAACGCGCGATACCGGTGATGGCATATTCGCCGCTGGAATCTTCCGCCAGCGAGCAGCGGCGCTTGCTCGGCAACCCGCAACTGCTGGCGGTCGCGGCAAGGCATGCAGCCAGCCCGGCGCAGATCGCGCTGGCATGGCTGCTGCGGCAGGAGCAGGTCATCGTCATTCCCAAGGCAGTCGCTCCAGCGCATGTGCGTGAGAACCGTGCGGCGCTCGATATCGTGCTCACTGCGCAGGACCTGGTGGAGCTTGACCAGGCATTCCCGCCTCCGCGGCATGGCAGTGCACTGGATATGAGATAG
- a CDS encoding LysE family translocator: MSFQNYWLFLPACFALNMAFGPNNVLSLSNGARDGMRYSVLAAFGRLLAFAAMIAISGLGLGALLLASETLFTLLKFGGAAYLVWLGIKLFRSAPIELAAASDKIQASLEAPADKLRRLARQEFLVAAGNPKAILIFTAFFPQFVDRSAYATSFIVLGATFLLLELIAIAIYAAIGARLGTFTNAAGRLRWFNRVSGTLMIGFGLLLALLRRPAS, encoded by the coding sequence ATGTCATTCCAGAATTACTGGCTTTTCCTGCCCGCCTGTTTCGCGCTGAACATGGCGTTCGGCCCGAACAATGTGCTGTCGCTGTCGAACGGCGCGCGCGACGGCATGCGTTATTCGGTTCTTGCGGCGTTTGGACGGCTGCTGGCGTTTGCGGCCATGATCGCCATCTCGGGCCTGGGGCTGGGAGCGCTGTTGCTGGCGTCGGAAACGCTGTTCACGCTGTTGAAATTCGGCGGCGCGGCTTACCTGGTTTGGCTGGGCATCAAACTGTTCCGTTCCGCGCCGATTGAGCTGGCAGCCGCCTCCGACAAAATCCAGGCCAGTCTCGAAGCGCCGGCAGACAAGCTGCGCCGGCTCGCCAGGCAAGAGTTCCTGGTAGCCGCCGGCAATCCGAAAGCGATCCTCATCTTCACCGCGTTCTTCCCGCAGTTTGTCGATCGCTCGGCCTACGCTACCAGTTTCATCGTGCTCGGCGCGACTTTCCTGCTGCTTGAACTGATCGCGATCGCCATCTATGCCGCCATCGGTGCCAGGCTCGGGACTTTCACCAACGCCGCCGGCCGATTGCGCTGGTTCAACCGCGTCAGCGGTACGCTGATGATAGGGTTTGGCCTGCTGCTGGCGTTGCTGCGGCGTCCTGCAAGCTGA
- a CDS encoding HigA family addiction module antitoxin, whose amino-acid sequence MSKIRNGMRPIHPGEILREDYLKQIPMSANALAIALHVPATRISEIVHERRGITTDTALRLARFFGNDAQSWLNLQQAYDLKMAETEILEKIAREVQPLAQAA is encoded by the coding sequence ATGAGCAAAATCAGAAATGGCATGCGCCCGATCCACCCGGGAGAAATTTTGCGTGAAGACTACCTGAAGCAGATTCCGATGAGCGCCAACGCTCTCGCCATAGCGCTTCATGTTCCTGCCACTCGCATCAGTGAAATCGTGCACGAACGACGCGGCATAACTACCGACACTGCCTTACGTCTCGCTCGCTTTTTTGGCAATGACGCGCAATCCTGGCTGAACCTGCAGCAAGCCTACGATCTGAAGATGGCGGAAACGGAAATCCTGGAGAAAATTGCAAGAGAGGTACAGCCTCTGGCGCAAGCTGCCTGA
- a CDS encoding LysE family translocator: MNFHTWFTFFAACWLIAISPGSGAVLSMSHGLSYGVKKTSATIAGLQLGLLLILFVAGAGVGSILLASETMFTVVKTIGALYLIYLGLSQWRAKVDTATLQPEPALQSTPPTMRKRMLLGFMTNATNPKGIIFMVAVLPQFISGDSALLPQLLLLAVTMCTVDLVVMHSYAFAASTMQGYFRDARAMKRQNRFFGGVLMGVGTALFFVKRST; encoded by the coding sequence ATGAACTTCCATACCTGGTTTACATTTTTCGCAGCCTGCTGGCTGATCGCCATTTCTCCCGGCTCCGGCGCCGTGTTGTCGATGTCGCATGGCTTGTCGTACGGGGTAAAAAAAACCTCCGCCACCATTGCCGGCCTGCAGCTGGGTTTGCTGCTGATCCTGTTTGTGGCCGGCGCCGGCGTCGGCTCCATTCTGCTGGCTTCCGAAACCATGTTCACGGTGGTCAAGACGATAGGCGCGCTATACCTGATCTACCTTGGCCTGAGCCAATGGCGCGCCAAAGTGGATACCGCCACGCTACAGCCTGAGCCGGCCTTGCAGTCGACGCCGCCGACCATGCGTAAGCGCATGCTGCTGGGTTTCATGACGAATGCCACCAATCCCAAGGGAATCATTTTCATGGTGGCGGTGCTGCCGCAGTTCATCAGCGGCGACAGCGCCTTGCTGCCGCAATTGCTGCTGCTGGCCGTTACCATGTGCACGGTGGACCTGGTGGTGATGCACAGCTATGCTTTTGCCGCGTCGACCATGCAGGGTTATTTCCGCGATGCGCGCGCGATGAAGAGGCAGAACCGTTTCTTCGGCGGCGTGTTGATGGGAGTGGGGACGGCTTTGTTTTTTGTCAAACGCAGTACCTGA
- a CDS encoding fumarate hydratase, with protein sequence MTTIKQEDLIESVAAALQYISYYHPVDYIQHLARAYEQEQSPAAKDAIAQILTNSRMCAEGKRPICQDTGIVNVFLKIGMDVRFEGFKGSITDAVNEGVRRGYLNPDNMLRASIVADPQFERKNTKDNTPAVVHMELVPGNTVDVQIAAKGGGSENKTKFVMLNPSDSLVDWVMKTVPTMGAGWCPPGMLGIGIGGTAERAMLMAKQVLMEDIDMYDLLKRGPQNKTEELRIELFQKVNALGIGAQGLGGLTTVLDVKIMMHPTHAASKPVAMIPNCAATRHGHFVLDGSGPAYMEPPSLSEWPEVHWVPDTEKSKRVDLNTLTKEEVASWKPGQTLLLNGKMLTGRDAAHKRIQEMLAKGEKLPVDFTNRVIYYVGPVDPVRDEVVGPAGPTTATRMDKFTDMMLEQTGLISMIGKSERGPVAIESIKQHKSAYLMAVGGAAYLVSKAIKSAQVLGFADLGMEAIYEFDVKDMPVTVAVDSNGVSVHNTGPKEWQEKIAHAALSKIPVTAI encoded by the coding sequence CTGACCACGATCAAGCAAGAAGATCTCATCGAGTCGGTAGCCGCTGCGCTCCAGTACATCAGCTATTACCATCCCGTCGACTATATCCAGCATCTGGCGCGCGCCTATGAGCAGGAACAGAGTCCCGCGGCGAAAGACGCGATTGCGCAGATCCTGACCAACTCGCGCATGTGCGCCGAAGGCAAGCGGCCGATCTGCCAGGACACCGGCATCGTCAACGTGTTCCTGAAGATCGGCATGGACGTGCGCTTCGAAGGCTTCAAGGGTTCGATCACCGATGCGGTCAACGAAGGCGTGCGCCGCGGTTACCTGAATCCGGACAACATGCTGCGCGCCTCGATCGTGGCCGATCCACAATTCGAGCGCAAGAATACCAAGGACAATACGCCGGCCGTGGTGCACATGGAACTGGTGCCGGGCAATACGGTTGACGTGCAGATCGCGGCCAAGGGCGGCGGTTCGGAAAACAAGACCAAGTTCGTGATGCTCAATCCTTCCGATTCGCTGGTCGACTGGGTCATGAAGACCGTGCCCACCATGGGCGCCGGCTGGTGCCCGCCGGGCATGCTCGGCATCGGCATCGGCGGCACCGCAGAACGGGCGATGCTGATGGCGAAACAAGTGTTGATGGAAGATATCGACATGTACGACCTGCTCAAGCGCGGCCCGCAAAACAAGACGGAAGAACTGCGCATCGAACTGTTCCAGAAAGTCAATGCGCTGGGTATTGGCGCACAAGGCCTGGGCGGCCTGACTACCGTGCTCGACGTCAAGATCATGATGCACCCGACCCACGCGGCATCGAAGCCGGTGGCAATGATCCCGAACTGCGCGGCGACCCGCCACGGCCACTTCGTGCTGGACGGTTCCGGCCCGGCCTACATGGAGCCGCCATCGCTGTCGGAATGGCCGGAAGTGCATTGGGTGCCCGATACCGAGAAGTCGAAACGGGTTGACCTCAATACCCTGACCAAGGAAGAAGTCGCGTCCTGGAAACCGGGCCAGACCCTGCTGCTGAACGGCAAGATGCTGACCGGCCGCGATGCTGCCCACAAGCGTATCCAGGAGATGCTGGCCAAGGGCGAGAAGCTGCCGGTCGATTTCACCAACCGCGTGATCTATTATGTCGGCCCGGTCGATCCGGTGCGCGACGAAGTGGTTGGCCCGGCTGGCCCGACCACTGCCACCCGCATGGACAAGTTCACCGACATGATGCTGGAACAGACCGGCCTGATTTCGATGATCGGCAAATCGGAGCGCGGCCCGGTCGCCATCGAATCGATCAAGCAGCACAAGTCGGCTTACCTGATGGCGGTGGGCGGCGCGGCTTACCTGGTGTCGAAGGCGATCAAGTCGGCACAGGTGCTGGGCTTTGCCGACCTCGGCATGGAAGCGATCTACGAGTTCGACGTCAAGGACATGCCGGTGACGGTGGCGGTCGATTCCAACGGCGTCTCGGTACATAACACCGGGCCTAAGGAATGGCAGGAAAAGATCGCGCATGCCGCGCTGTCTAAAATCCCTGTAACTGCCATCTGA